A region from the Rheinheimera mangrovi genome encodes:
- the metA gene encoding homoserine O-acetyltransferase MetA produces MPIKVIDQLPAVEALSAENVFVMTESRALSQDIRPLKIAILNLMPNKVATEIQLLRLLANSPLQVDVELIRLDNHVSKHTPQNHLDCFYRYFSDVQQQNYDGLIITGAPLGLVNYEDVSYWPQLAEILTWADRHVTSTLFLCWAAHAALYHYYGLQREIRGEKLSGVYWQNVSQPLSPLVRGFDDEFLVPHSRYAQVPKQKYQHHPDLHVLAEADATGAYLLQNSSGSRVFVTGHPEYDLTTLNDEYQRDLAAGLEPKIPENYYKQNDPAKGPHKLWQSHAFLLFSNWLNYYVYQATPFDIQQIGQ; encoded by the coding sequence ATGCCTATTAAAGTCATTGATCAGTTACCTGCTGTGGAAGCCCTTTCTGCGGAGAATGTATTTGTCATGACGGAAAGCAGGGCTTTATCTCAGGATATCCGGCCGCTGAAAATTGCCATTCTGAATTTAATGCCGAATAAAGTGGCGACAGAAATCCAGTTATTACGCTTGTTGGCCAATAGCCCATTACAGGTGGACGTAGAGCTGATACGACTGGATAACCATGTCAGCAAACATACGCCCCAAAATCATCTGGACTGCTTTTACCGCTATTTTTCTGACGTGCAGCAGCAGAATTATGACGGCCTTATTATCACGGGGGCGCCTTTAGGTTTAGTTAATTACGAAGATGTCAGTTATTGGCCGCAGTTGGCAGAAATTCTGACCTGGGCTGATCGTCATGTCACTTCCACCTTGTTTTTATGTTGGGCTGCTCATGCCGCTTTGTATCATTACTATGGTTTGCAACGTGAGATTCGTGGTGAGAAATTATCTGGTGTGTATTGGCAAAATGTGTCGCAGCCTTTAAGCCCTTTGGTGCGCGGTTTTGACGATGAGTTTTTAGTGCCACATTCGCGTTACGCTCAGGTGCCAAAACAAAAGTATCAACATCATCCGGATTTGCATGTGCTGGCAGAAGCAGATGCAACTGGCGCTTACTTGCTGCAAAACAGCAGCGGCAGCCGGGTTTTTGTCACTGGCCATCCAGAGTATGATTTAACGACGTTAAACGATGAATACCAGCGTGATCTGGCGGCGGGTCTTGAGCCAAAAATTCCAGAGAACTACTATAAACAAAACGATCCGGCCAAGGGTCCACATAAGTTATGGCAAAGCCACGCCTTTTTACTCTTCAGCAACTGGCTGAATTATTATGTGTATCAGGCCACACCATTTGATATTCAGCAGATAGGGCAGTAG
- a CDS encoding circularly permuted type 2 ATP-grasp protein: MMTVDSQVLKEQLQWTDLPQWQQLQLWWQQQSQQHLAQLHTDLQHQLRENGATFDPWLEQQRQLDLMPWLVSDKEWQELQTGVKQRQLLLSMVLQDLYGPQLLIQQGLLPAELIFQNKDYLLPCHQLVPSHQQWLSLLAVDIGRDADGAFCVYADQSQMPAGLGFVLEHRLAFNHCIGELNHSIGKSQLAGFFRKLQLVFAQGTGHTAEGRRPLCGLLTHGKRDAAYFEHAFLANYLDIALMHSADLMFKDGALWLKTVTGLQQVDSLMRYLPDARCDALELDPDSTGTAGLLQSIRQQQLFCANPPGAALLDSGVLLPFLPQLCRALLNEELQLPTTAAYWCGKPEQLQQVLSDASLYRFRRIDTAQSWLWTELDLQQQQELQQQLATCPELFIAIRLLPLCSVPCWNAIQGEHQQYGVLRLFGLLSEQHSPAVMPGALARISIDANSLQHNYSMGFVAKDVWVLADQDHAVSLLQNTQKRILLSRHSGLLPSRVADHLFWLGRYNERLNLVCRALRYTVPLLTSAGAISFQNSSFQVTTGQQNDSRALVRFCLQANGTLPDSAALSSIQQTSALQQALSELFSLQHPAGLAQVLKNLLFNAQSVREYFSEDTWYVLDKLQLALTQWPNPLNWQQPQQMVRLLDEVILLQTAIYGLNNETMSRTQTLRFMDLGQHLERALQSVTLLQEVFVFDQGHSCSASLMESVLRMTDTLMTYRRRYKTELHPLAVIDLLLLDDSTPRSVGYQCARLASQIQQLPKPGAAVVLSREQKLAVELVSLLQLAEPEQLFDDQLQATPELRLLLQQLHAVLRQLSDSITLSYFSHAEAGKSWQSF; this comes from the coding sequence ATGATGACTGTGGATAGTCAGGTGTTGAAAGAGCAACTGCAATGGACTGATCTGCCGCAATGGCAGCAGTTGCAGCTCTGGTGGCAGCAGCAAAGCCAGCAGCATTTAGCGCAGCTGCATACGGATTTGCAACATCAGCTGCGGGAAAACGGTGCTACTTTTGATCCCTGGCTGGAGCAACAACGTCAGCTGGATTTAATGCCATGGCTGGTCAGTGATAAAGAGTGGCAAGAGTTGCAGACCGGGGTAAAGCAGCGTCAGTTGTTGCTCTCTATGGTATTGCAGGATTTGTATGGTCCTCAGCTGCTGATCCAGCAGGGGCTGTTGCCTGCTGAACTTATTTTCCAGAACAAAGACTATCTGCTGCCTTGCCATCAGTTGGTGCCCAGTCATCAGCAATGGCTGAGTTTACTGGCTGTGGATATAGGCCGTGATGCAGATGGCGCATTTTGCGTTTATGCCGATCAAAGCCAGATGCCGGCAGGCTTAGGTTTTGTATTAGAACACAGGCTGGCGTTTAACCACTGTATTGGTGAGCTGAATCACAGTATTGGCAAAAGCCAACTGGCCGGTTTTTTCCGTAAACTGCAGTTGGTGTTTGCGCAGGGCACCGGCCATACCGCTGAAGGGCGACGACCGCTTTGTGGTTTATTAACCCATGGCAAACGCGACGCTGCTTATTTTGAACATGCCTTTTTAGCCAATTACTTAGATATAGCCCTGATGCACAGCGCCGATCTGATGTTTAAAGACGGCGCCTTGTGGCTAAAAACTGTCACAGGTTTGCAGCAGGTCGACAGCCTGATGCGCTATTTACCAGATGCCCGTTGTGACGCGCTGGAGCTGGATCCGGACTCCACAGGCACTGCAGGTCTATTACAAAGTATTCGTCAGCAGCAGCTGTTTTGCGCCAATCCGCCAGGAGCTGCATTACTCGACTCCGGTGTGTTATTACCCTTTTTGCCCCAATTATGTCGGGCACTTTTAAATGAAGAATTGCAATTGCCTACTACTGCCGCTTATTGGTGTGGTAAGCCTGAGCAGTTGCAACAGGTTTTATCTGATGCAAGCCTGTACAGATTCCGCCGTATTGATACAGCCCAAAGCTGGCTTTGGACTGAACTGGACCTGCAGCAACAACAAGAGTTACAGCAGCAATTAGCGACTTGTCCTGAGCTTTTTATTGCTATCCGCTTGCTGCCATTGTGCTCTGTACCTTGCTGGAACGCGATTCAAGGCGAGCATCAACAGTATGGCGTGTTGCGTTTATTTGGTTTGTTGTCCGAGCAGCATAGTCCGGCAGTGATGCCTGGCGCTTTGGCTCGTATCAGCATCGACGCAAACAGCCTGCAGCATAACTACAGCATGGGCTTTGTCGCCAAAGATGTCTGGGTGCTGGCCGATCAGGACCATGCGGTCAGCCTGCTGCAAAATACCCAAAAACGCATCTTGTTGTCCCGTCATAGTGGCTTGCTGCCAAGCCGTGTCGCCGATCATTTATTCTGGCTGGGCCGTTATAACGAGCGGCTGAATTTAGTCTGCCGGGCTTTACGTTACACAGTACCGCTTTTAACAAGTGCCGGGGCCATCAGCTTTCAAAACAGCAGTTTCCAAGTGACGACTGGGCAACAAAATGACAGCAGAGCTTTAGTTCGGTTTTGCTTGCAAGCAAATGGCACCTTGCCAGACTCAGCTGCGCTGAGTTCAATACAGCAGACCAGCGCCTTGCAACAAGCCTTAAGCGAATTGTTTTCGCTGCAGCATCCGGCCGGTTTAGCGCAGGTGCTGAAAAACTTACTCTTTAACGCGCAGTCGGTGCGGGAATATTTCAGCGAAGACACTTGGTATGTGCTGGATAAATTACAGCTGGCGCTGACGCAATGGCCGAATCCACTGAACTGGCAGCAGCCGCAGCAAATGGTACGTTTGCTGGATGAAGTCATATTATTGCAGACCGCTATTTATGGTCTGAATAACGAAACCATGAGCCGAACCCAAACTCTGAGGTTTATGGATTTAGGCCAGCATCTGGAAAGGGCGTTGCAAAGTGTCACTCTGCTGCAGGAAGTTTTTGTATTTGATCAGGGCCACAGCTGCAGTGCTTCGTTGATGGAGTCTGTACTGAGAATGACGGATACTTTAATGACCTACAGACGCCGTTATAAAACCGAGCTGCACCCGCTGGCGGTGATTGATTTGCTGCTACTGGATGACAGCACGCCTCGTTCTGTCGGTTATCAGTGTGCCCGCCTGGCTAGTCAAATTCAGCAACTGCCTAAACCAGGTGCTGCTGTGGTGCTGAGCCGCGAGCAAAAACTGGCAGTGGAGCTGGTGTCTTTACTGCAACTTGCTGAACCAGAACAACTCTTTGATGATCAGTTACAGGCAACACCAGAGCTGAGGCTTTTATTACAGCAGTTGCATGCTGTGCTTAGGCAATTGTCCGACAGCATTACCTTGTCGTATTTCAGCCATGCGGAAGCGGGCAAATCCTGGCAGAGTTTTTAA
- the mutS gene encoding DNA mismatch repair protein MutS has product MPPEQKDGQALSPHTPMMQQYLGLKCQHPDILLFYRMGDFYELFYDDAKKASALLDISLTKRGQSAGQPIPMAGVPYHSIEGYLARLVQLGESAAICEQIGDPALSKGPVERAVVRIVTPGTVTDEALLNERQDTLVSALYQHKGSYGFAYLDLSSGRFLVNEVSHLDDLLALLQRLNPAEILYAEEQDWPDSIINRKGVRRRPVWEFELSNAKRLLAQQFGTRDLQSFGVEQAPVALMAAGCLMGYVKDTQRAQLPHIRSIALERNQDCIVLDAATRRNLELTQTLAGQFDHTLAAVLDQCQTAMGSRLLKRWIHAPLRDQSLVSARHQAVAELQHHHQNLQPLFKQVGDTERVIARLALRSARPRDFSRLRAALQLLPELSPELTMLQSPLLAQLSAKCQPLPELCDLLERAIVETPPMLIRDGGVIASGYNAELDQWRELATGATDYLERLEQREKERTGIASLKVGFNRVAGYYIETGRSAADQVPADYIRRQTLKNNERFIIPELKEYEDKVLGSQSKALALEKQLYDELFDLTAPYLADLQQLSAALAELDLLTNFAERAEQLNYHQPELTSEPGIQIEAGRHPVVEQVMTEPFIANPLKLSPERRMLMITGPNMGGKSTYMRQNALIVLMAYIGCFVPADKAVIGPIDRIFTRVGASDDLASGRSTFMVEMTETATILHHATAQSLVLMDEIGRGTSTYDGLSLAWACAEYLAQQLKAMTLFATHYFELTELASQLQGLANIHLDAVEHDEHIVFMHQVQDGAASKSYGLQVAQLAGVPRVVIQKAKQKLAQLEQQSVISAKAPAATKTAEPLQQQLFVEAEPHPILEQLATLDPDQLSARQALDLLYQLKASL; this is encoded by the coding sequence ATGCCGCCAGAACAGAAAGACGGGCAAGCCCTAAGCCCGCACACTCCGATGATGCAACAGTACCTTGGCCTGAAATGCCAGCATCCTGATATTTTGCTGTTTTATCGTATGGGTGACTTTTACGAGCTGTTTTACGATGACGCCAAAAAAGCCTCTGCTCTGCTTGATATTTCTTTAACCAAAAGAGGCCAGTCGGCAGGACAGCCTATTCCTATGGCAGGTGTACCTTATCATTCGATTGAAGGCTACCTGGCCCGTTTAGTGCAACTGGGTGAGTCTGCAGCTATTTGTGAACAAATTGGCGACCCGGCTTTAAGTAAAGGACCGGTTGAACGTGCTGTGGTGCGGATAGTGACGCCGGGCACAGTTACAGACGAAGCCCTGCTGAATGAACGTCAGGACACCCTGGTGTCAGCTTTGTACCAGCACAAAGGCAGTTATGGTTTTGCTTACCTGGACCTGAGCAGCGGCCGCTTTTTAGTCAATGAAGTTTCTCATTTAGATGACTTATTGGCCTTATTACAACGCTTAAACCCGGCAGAAATTTTATATGCCGAAGAGCAGGACTGGCCGGACAGCATAATCAACCGCAAAGGCGTGCGTCGCCGCCCAGTCTGGGAGTTTGAGCTAAGCAATGCCAAGCGTTTACTGGCTCAACAATTTGGCACCCGGGATTTACAAAGTTTCGGCGTGGAACAAGCCCCAGTAGCTTTAATGGCGGCCGGTTGCTTAATGGGTTATGTCAAAGACACTCAGCGCGCTCAGCTGCCGCATATCCGCTCTATTGCTCTTGAACGTAACCAGGACTGTATAGTTCTGGATGCAGCAACACGACGTAATTTAGAACTCACCCAAACCTTAGCAGGTCAGTTTGATCACACCCTTGCAGCAGTACTGGATCAATGCCAGACCGCTATGGGCAGCCGTTTACTCAAACGCTGGATCCATGCGCCGCTGCGCGATCAGTCCTTAGTGTCAGCTCGTCATCAGGCTGTGGCTGAATTGCAGCACCATCACCAGAATTTACAACCGCTGTTTAAACAAGTAGGTGATACAGAGCGTGTCATAGCCCGTTTAGCTTTGCGCAGCGCACGGCCCCGTGATTTCTCGCGTTTACGTGCCGCTTTGCAGTTGTTGCCGGAGCTGTCGCCTGAACTGACCATGTTACAAAGCCCTTTATTGGCGCAGCTCTCTGCTAAATGCCAGCCACTGCCAGAGCTTTGTGACTTGTTAGAACGCGCTATAGTCGAGACTCCGCCAATGCTGATCCGTGATGGTGGCGTGATAGCTTCAGGTTATAACGCCGAACTGGATCAATGGCGGGAACTGGCGACAGGGGCTACGGATTATCTGGAGCGGTTGGAGCAACGTGAAAAAGAACGTACTGGTATAGCGTCACTCAAAGTTGGCTTTAACAGAGTCGCTGGTTATTACATTGAAACTGGCCGCAGTGCTGCCGATCAGGTACCGGCCGATTATATTCGCCGCCAGACCTTAAAAAACAACGAACGTTTTATTATTCCTGAGTTAAAAGAATACGAAGACAAAGTGCTTGGCAGCCAGAGCAAAGCTTTGGCGCTGGAAAAGCAGCTCTACGATGAGTTGTTTGATTTAACAGCGCCTTATCTGGCTGACTTACAGCAACTTTCCGCAGCTTTGGCCGAACTGGATTTGCTGACCAACTTCGCAGAGCGTGCTGAACAGCTGAACTACCATCAACCTGAGCTAACTTCTGAGCCAGGTATACAGATTGAAGCAGGCCGTCACCCTGTGGTGGAACAGGTGATGACGGAGCCTTTTATCGCCAACCCGCTTAAGCTATCGCCAGAGCGACGTATGCTGATGATTACAGGCCCGAATATGGGCGGTAAATCGACCTATATGCGTCAGAACGCTTTAATAGTGTTGATGGCTTATATTGGTTGTTTTGTGCCTGCCGACAAAGCTGTGATAGGCCCGATCGACCGGATTTTCACCCGGGTGGGTGCCTCCGATGATTTGGCATCTGGCCGTTCTACTTTTATGGTTGAAATGACAGAAACCGCCACTATTTTGCATCATGCCACAGCCCAGAGTTTAGTGTTGATGGATGAAATAGGCCGTGGTACCAGCACTTATGATGGTTTATCTTTGGCGTGGGCCTGCGCTGAATACCTGGCACAGCAGCTCAAAGCCATGACCTTGTTTGCCACTCATTATTTTGAACTGACCGAGCTGGCTTCGCAGTTACAGGGCTTAGCCAATATTCACCTGGATGCGGTCGAACACGACGAACACATCGTCTTTATGCATCAGGTGCAAGACGGCGCTGCCAGTAAAAGTTATGGTTTACAAGTAGCACAGCTCGCTGGTGTGCCACGGGTGGTTATCCAAAAAGCCAAACAAAAACTGGCTCAGTTGGAACAACAATCTGTGATCAGTGCCAAAGCACCAGCAGCGACTAAAACAGCAGAACCGCTGCAACAACAATTATTTGTCGAAGCCGAACCTCATCCAATACTGGAGCAATTGGCCACACTGGATCCGGACCAGCTGTCAGCCCGCCAGGCTTTGGATTTGTTGTATCAACTGAAAGCCAGCTTGTAG
- the recA gene encoding recombinase RecA: MDDNKQKALTAALGQIERQFGKGSIMRLGDSTALDIDFIPTGSLGLDIALGIGGLPCGRIVEIYGPESSGKTTLTLQVVAEAQRMGKTCAFIDAEHALDPVYAKKLGVNVDDLLVSQPDTGEQALEICDMLVRSAAVDVIIVDSVAALTPRAEIEGDMGDSHVGLQARLMSQALRKLTGNIKRSNTLCIFINQIRMKIGVMFGSPETTTGGNALKFYASVRLDIRRTGSVKDGDEVTGNETRVKVVKNKVAPPFKQAEFIIMYGAGISKDGELIDLGVLHKLIDKAGAWYAYKGNKIGQGKANAMKYLQENPAVAKEIEAELRRMLLLEPSKGAPSPAEDFGMVPEDMEVDL; encoded by the coding sequence ATGGACGACAATAAACAAAAAGCACTGACCGCAGCCTTAGGTCAAATCGAACGCCAGTTTGGTAAAGGTTCAATTATGCGTTTGGGCGACAGCACAGCGCTTGATATCGACTTTATCCCTACAGGTTCGTTAGGTTTGGACATAGCGCTGGGTATAGGTGGTTTACCTTGTGGTCGTATTGTTGAGATCTACGGTCCTGAATCTTCAGGTAAAACGACCTTAACTTTGCAGGTTGTGGCTGAAGCTCAGCGTATGGGTAAAACCTGTGCTTTTATCGATGCTGAACACGCTCTTGACCCTGTATATGCGAAAAAATTAGGCGTAAATGTTGACGATTTATTAGTGTCTCAGCCTGATACAGGTGAACAGGCACTGGAAATTTGTGACATGTTAGTACGTTCTGCTGCGGTAGACGTGATCATCGTCGACTCTGTTGCAGCGTTGACACCACGCGCTGAAATTGAAGGCGATATGGGCGACAGCCATGTAGGTTTACAGGCGCGTTTAATGTCTCAGGCGCTTCGTAAACTGACAGGTAATATCAAACGTTCCAATACCTTATGTATTTTCATCAACCAAATCCGGATGAAAATTGGTGTGATGTTTGGTTCGCCAGAAACCACCACTGGTGGTAACGCGTTAAAATTCTATGCTTCAGTGCGTTTAGATATCCGTCGTACTGGTTCTGTCAAAGATGGCGACGAAGTCACAGGTAACGAAACCCGCGTTAAAGTAGTGAAAAACAAAGTAGCACCGCCCTTTAAACAAGCCGAATTTATTATTATGTACGGCGCTGGTATCAGCAAAGATGGTGAGCTGATCGACTTAGGTGTGCTGCATAAGCTGATCGACAAAGCTGGCGCCTGGTATGCTTACAAAGGCAACAAAATTGGTCAGGGCAAAGCCAACGCCATGAAGTACCTGCAGGAAAACCCTGCTGTAGCTAAAGAAATTGAAGCTGAATTACGCCGTATGCTGTTACTGGAACCGTCTAAAGGTGCGCCGTCCCCAGCTGAAGATTTTGGTATGGTGCCGGAAGATATGGAAGTGGATCTGTAG
- a CDS encoding CinA family protein: MTIPVTTYNLAADLGALLLRKNFSITTAESCTGGGIAYVLTAVPGSSAYLDRSFVTYSNKAKQQLLGVKAETLLQYGAVSKETVLEMAIGAAKAAGAEVAVAVSGIAGPDGGSATKPVGTVHFCFEIQGHQVLSHRIFDGERASVRQQAIDFVLQQLILLLTD; this comes from the coding sequence ATGACAATTCCAGTAACCACCTACAACTTGGCGGCGGATCTTGGAGCGCTATTATTGCGGAAAAACTTCAGTATCACCACTGCAGAATCCTGCACTGGTGGCGGTATTGCTTATGTGTTAACCGCAGTGCCCGGCAGCTCTGCTTATCTGGACCGTTCTTTTGTAACTTACAGTAATAAAGCAAAACAACAACTGTTGGGAGTAAAAGCCGAAACCTTGTTGCAATACGGTGCCGTCAGTAAAGAAACTGTGCTGGAAATGGCCATAGGTGCAGCTAAAGCTGCTGGTGCTGAAGTAGCTGTGGCTGTATCTGGTATTGCGGGCCCTGATGGTGGTTCTGCCACTAAACCTGTGGGTACTGTGCATTTTTGTTTTGAAATTCAGGGCCATCAGGTATTGTCGCATCGCATCTTTGATGGTGAACGAGCTAGCGTGCGCCAACAGGCGATCGATTTTGTGTTGCAGCAGCTGATCTTGTTATTGACAGACTAA
- a CDS encoding alkaline phosphatase D family protein codes for MELKLKLQPEQAEPLEFDATQLQPFVQQIQLAGKLYLYFLDLELNDALPTERWISYDLQLKTSSSDWQNWRQWADDLVYPGRDLPGFVLKPKVHSVLHGSCRKPHFASADALVRADQQLKDTTPTQWPSLLMLSGDQVYTDDVAAPTLYAIHQLIAKLDFADEALPCSTLSSAHELHSKTPFYYQREKLLPATEASYQVLKQLFQGAKKPVFTSDSAHNHLISMAEVFSMYLLVWSPAPWQGLDLQMPEDLLNSFSQERQKRSATYTQNLEEFKAGLGQVRRLMAHLPVAMMFDDHDVTDDWNLTAEWEKTAYEHPFSRRIIGNALMGYLLFQGWGNAPEKVQKLLPLCQQALSQPGTETHDECINSLLKFSEWHYSWPTQPPLLVLDTRTQRWRSELAMEKPSGLMDWESITELQQQLLGHEAVLLVSPAPVFGVKLIETIQRIFTSFGKPLMVDAENWMTHPGSAYALLNLFRHPKTPRNFVILSGDVHYSFVFQIKLRHKEQSPSIWQITSSGLKNEFPHRLLAILDTANRWLYASRSPLNWFTKRRRMKITHHRPIGETKGRRLVNAAGIGLLELTPEGVPCKIQQLCADGDTVSFELEKGDDELMQDFSL; via the coding sequence GTGGAATTGAAACTTAAGCTTCAACCTGAGCAAGCTGAACCGCTCGAGTTTGACGCAACACAGCTACAGCCCTTTGTGCAACAAATACAACTTGCTGGCAAATTGTATTTGTATTTTTTGGATTTGGAACTGAACGACGCCCTGCCAACTGAACGCTGGATTAGTTATGATCTGCAGTTAAAAACCAGCAGCAGCGACTGGCAAAACTGGCGGCAGTGGGCGGACGATTTAGTTTATCCAGGACGGGATTTGCCTGGTTTTGTTCTCAAACCCAAAGTGCATTCAGTCTTGCACGGCTCCTGTCGCAAACCGCATTTTGCTTCGGCTGATGCCTTAGTCCGTGCCGATCAGCAATTAAAAGACACAACACCGACGCAATGGCCATCCTTGCTGATGTTAAGTGGTGACCAGGTCTACACAGACGACGTGGCAGCCCCTACGCTTTACGCTATTCATCAGCTGATAGCTAAACTGGATTTTGCTGACGAAGCATTACCTTGTTCCACCTTAAGCTCAGCTCATGAACTGCATAGCAAAACGCCATTTTATTACCAACGCGAGAAACTTCTGCCGGCCACCGAAGCCAGTTATCAGGTATTAAAACAGCTGTTTCAGGGCGCAAAAAAACCGGTATTTACCTCAGACAGCGCTCACAACCATTTGATATCCATGGCTGAAGTGTTTTCGATGTACCTGTTGGTCTGGTCGCCTGCGCCGTGGCAAGGCCTCGACTTGCAGATGCCTGAAGACTTGCTCAACAGTTTTAGTCAGGAGCGCCAAAAGCGCAGTGCCACATACACCCAAAACCTGGAAGAATTTAAAGCAGGTTTAGGCCAGGTCAGGCGTTTAATGGCCCACCTGCCAGTCGCCATGATGTTTGATGACCACGATGTTACCGACGACTGGAATTTAACTGCAGAGTGGGAAAAAACTGCCTACGAACACCCGTTCTCACGCCGTATTATTGGCAATGCACTAATGGGATACCTGCTATTTCAGGGCTGGGGTAATGCGCCAGAGAAAGTGCAAAAGCTGCTGCCCTTGTGCCAACAAGCCCTGAGCCAACCCGGCACTGAAACTCATGATGAATGCATCAATAGCCTGCTTAAATTCTCTGAGTGGCATTATAGTTGGCCAACCCAACCTCCTTTGTTGGTATTGGATACCCGCACTCAGCGCTGGCGCTCAGAGCTTGCGATGGAAAAACCTTCGGGTTTGATGGATTGGGAATCTATTACCGAATTGCAGCAACAACTGCTGGGCCATGAAGCTGTATTGCTGGTGTCCCCTGCTCCTGTATTTGGCGTCAAACTGATTGAAACTATTCAGCGTATTTTTACCAGTTTTGGTAAACCTCTGATGGTAGACGCTGAAAACTGGATGACCCATCCTGGTTCTGCTTATGCGCTACTGAATTTATTCCGCCATCCAAAAACACCACGCAACTTTGTGATTTTATCCGGTGATGTGCATTACAGCTTTGTATTTCAGATCAAACTACGCCACAAAGAGCAAAGCCCATCTATATGGCAAATCACCAGTAGTGGCCTTAAAAATGAGTTTCCACATCGGCTTCTGGCCATTTTAGATACGGCCAACCGTTGGCTTTACGCCTCCCGCTCGCCGCTGAACTGGTTTACCAAAAGACGCCGCATGAAAATCACCCACCACAGGCCTATAGGCGAAACCAAAGGCCGCCGTTTGGTCAATGCTGCTGGCATAGGGTTGTTGGAGCTCACGCCTGAAGGAGTGCCCTGCAAAATTCAGCAACTTTGCGCCGATGGCGACACAGTCAGTTTTGAGCTGGAAAAAGGCGATGACGAACTGATGCAGGATTTTAGTTTGTAG
- a CDS encoding transglutaminase family protein: protein MKYQIRHLTRYCYQHPVANSYNLACLQPRQLPTQELCSFSLEVLPTASSVYARTDTFGNTQHFIHLQPPHQQLAVTANSVVEVLPRQQSLALDLTQPWPQVAAFFRQQQGYSPDQLKALLCTGPSRMIPVLDETKALIQGLADPALTVLQLAQQLTDLIFQQFEYDPEFSSVVTPVSEVLLHKKGVCQDFAQLAVSCLRALGIPARYVSGYLETSPPEGQPRLIGADASHAWFAVYDPELGWVDFDPTNNLMPAERHITLAYGRDYADVVPLKGLLQGHGVHQLEVEVDVVPI, encoded by the coding sequence ATGAAGTACCAGATCCGTCACCTGACCCGTTATTGTTACCAGCATCCAGTGGCGAACAGTTACAATCTGGCTTGTTTGCAGCCACGACAATTGCCGACACAAGAGTTATGTAGTTTTTCTTTAGAGGTTTTGCCTACGGCTTCTTCTGTGTATGCCAGAACAGATACTTTTGGTAATACTCAGCATTTTATTCACTTGCAGCCGCCGCATCAGCAATTGGCTGTGACAGCAAACTCTGTGGTTGAAGTTTTACCGCGCCAACAGAGTCTGGCTTTGGATTTAACTCAGCCCTGGCCGCAAGTCGCAGCTTTTTTCCGCCAGCAACAAGGTTATTCGCCAGACCAACTCAAGGCACTGTTGTGCACTGGTCCAAGCCGCATGATCCCAGTGCTGGATGAAACAAAGGCATTGATCCAGGGCCTAGCCGACCCGGCTTTGACCGTATTACAGCTGGCACAACAACTGACAGATCTGATTTTTCAACAGTTTGAATACGACCCTGAATTTAGCTCAGTGGTTACTCCAGTGTCTGAAGTGCTGCTGCATAAAAAAGGTGTCTGTCAGGATTTCGCCCAACTGGCAGTCAGCTGTCTGCGCGCTTTAGGAATACCTGCGCGTTATGTCAGTGGGTATCTGGAAACCTCACCACCAGAAGGCCAGCCACGTTTAATCGGAGCTGATGCCTCTCATGCCTGGTTTGCTGTGTACGATCCGGAACTGGGCTGGGTCGATTTTGACCCCACCAATAACCTGATGCCGGCAGAACGTCATATTACACTCGCTTATGGCCGCGACTATGCCGATGTAGTGCCACTGAAAGGCTTGCTGCAGGGCCACGGTGTGCATCAGTTAGAGGTGGAAGTGGATGTAGTGCCGATTTGA